Proteins encoded within one genomic window of Bos indicus x Bos taurus breed Angus x Brahman F1 hybrid chromosome 18, Bos_hybrid_MaternalHap_v2.0, whole genome shotgun sequence:
- the YIF1B gene encoding protein YIF1B isoform X2, with product MNPGGLAAVGTPRQPSKRRVPVSQPGMADPHQLFDDTSSAQSRGYGAQRVPGGLGYPAASASPQGAFLADPVSNMAMAYGSSLAAQGKELVDKNIDRFIPVTKLKYYFAVDTMYVGKKLGLLVFPYLHQDWEVQYQQDTPVAPRFDVNAPDLYIPAMAFITYVLVAGLALGTQDRFSPDLLGLQASSALAWLTVEVLAILLSLYLITVNTDLSTIDLVAFLGYKYVGMIGGVLMGLLFGKIGYYLVLGWCCVSIFVFMIRTLRLKILAEAAAEGIPVRGARNQLRMYLTMAVAAAQPLLMYWLTFHLVR from the exons ATGAACCCGGGAGGCTTGGCGGCGGTGGGGACGCCCCGGCAGC CCTCGAAGCGGAGGGTTCCTGTGTCCCAGCCAGGCATGGCTGACCCCCACCAGCTTTTTGATGACACGAGTTCAGCCCAGAGCCGGGGCTATGGGGCCCAGCGGGTGCCTGGCGGCCTGGGCTACCCTGCAGCCTCCGCCTCGCCCCAGGGGGCCTTCCTGGCTGATCCTGTGTCCAACATGGCCATGGCCTATGGGAGCAGCCTTGCTGCGCAGGGCAAGGAGCTGGTGGATAAGAAC ATCGACCGCTTCATTCCTGTCACCAAGCTCAAGTATTACTTCGCCGTGGACACCATGTATGTAGGCAAAAAGCTGGGCCTGCTCGTCTTTCCCTACCTACACCAG GACTGGGAGGTGCAGTACCAGCAGGACACGCCGGTGGCCCCCCGCTTTGACGTCAACGCTCCTGACCTCTACATTCCAG CCATGGCTTTCATCACCTACGTCTTGGTGGCTGGCCTGGCGCTGGGGACCCAGGATAG GTTCTCTCCAGACCTCCTGGGGCTGCAGGCGAGCTCGGCGTTGGCCTGGCTGACAGTGGAGGTGCTGGCCATCCTGCTCAGCCTCTACCTCATCACTGTCAACACAGACCTCAGCACTATCGACCTGGTGGCCTTCCTGGGCTACAAGTATGTTGG GATGATTGGAGGGGTCCTCATGGGCCTGCTCTTTGGGAAGATCGGCTACTACCTGGTGCTGGGCTGGTGCTGCGTGTCCATCTTTGTGTTCATG ATCCGGACGCTGCGGCTGAAGATCCTGGCGGAGGCGGCGGCCGAGGGCATCCCGGTGCGTGGGGCGCGGAACCAGCTGCGCATGTACTTGACCatggcggtggcggcggcgcaGCCCCTGCTCATGTACTGGCTCACCTTTCACCTGGTGCGGTGA
- the YIF1B gene encoding protein YIF1B isoform X1, with protein sequence MNPGGLAAVGTPRQRKWPSKRRVPVSQPGMADPHQLFDDTSSAQSRGYGAQRVPGGLGYPAASASPQGAFLADPVSNMAMAYGSSLAAQGKELVDKNIDRFIPVTKLKYYFAVDTMYVGKKLGLLVFPYLHQDWEVQYQQDTPVAPRFDVNAPDLYIPAMAFITYVLVAGLALGTQDRFSPDLLGLQASSALAWLTVEVLAILLSLYLITVNTDLSTIDLVAFLGYKYVGMIGGVLMGLLFGKIGYYLVLGWCCVSIFVFMIRTLRLKILAEAAAEGIPVRGARNQLRMYLTMAVAAAQPLLMYWLTFHLVR encoded by the exons ATGAACCCGGGAGGCTTGGCGGCGGTGGGGACGCCCCGGCAGCGTAAGTGGC CCTCGAAGCGGAGGGTTCCTGTGTCCCAGCCAGGCATGGCTGACCCCCACCAGCTTTTTGATGACACGAGTTCAGCCCAGAGCCGGGGCTATGGGGCCCAGCGGGTGCCTGGCGGCCTGGGCTACCCTGCAGCCTCCGCCTCGCCCCAGGGGGCCTTCCTGGCTGATCCTGTGTCCAACATGGCCATGGCCTATGGGAGCAGCCTTGCTGCGCAGGGCAAGGAGCTGGTGGATAAGAAC ATCGACCGCTTCATTCCTGTCACCAAGCTCAAGTATTACTTCGCCGTGGACACCATGTATGTAGGCAAAAAGCTGGGCCTGCTCGTCTTTCCCTACCTACACCAG GACTGGGAGGTGCAGTACCAGCAGGACACGCCGGTGGCCCCCCGCTTTGACGTCAACGCTCCTGACCTCTACATTCCAG CCATGGCTTTCATCACCTACGTCTTGGTGGCTGGCCTGGCGCTGGGGACCCAGGATAG GTTCTCTCCAGACCTCCTGGGGCTGCAGGCGAGCTCGGCGTTGGCCTGGCTGACAGTGGAGGTGCTGGCCATCCTGCTCAGCCTCTACCTCATCACTGTCAACACAGACCTCAGCACTATCGACCTGGTGGCCTTCCTGGGCTACAAGTATGTTGG GATGATTGGAGGGGTCCTCATGGGCCTGCTCTTTGGGAAGATCGGCTACTACCTGGTGCTGGGCTGGTGCTGCGTGTCCATCTTTGTGTTCATG ATCCGGACGCTGCGGCTGAAGATCCTGGCGGAGGCGGCGGCCGAGGGCATCCCGGTGCGTGGGGCGCGGAACCAGCTGCGCATGTACTTGACCatggcggtggcggcggcgcaGCCCCTGCTCATGTACTGGCTCACCTTTCACCTGGTGCGGTGA
- the YIF1B gene encoding protein YIF1B isoform X3 gives MPASKRRVPVSQPGMADPHQLFDDTSSAQSRGYGAQRVPGGLGYPAASASPQGAFLADPVSNMAMAYGSSLAAQGKELVDKNIDRFIPVTKLKYYFAVDTMYVGKKLGLLVFPYLHQDWEVQYQQDTPVAPRFDVNAPDLYIPAMAFITYVLVAGLALGTQDRFSPDLLGLQASSALAWLTVEVLAILLSLYLITVNTDLSTIDLVAFLGYKYVGMIGGVLMGLLFGKIGYYLVLGWCCVSIFVFMIRTLRLKILAEAAAEGIPVRGARNQLRMYLTMAVAAAQPLLMYWLTFHLVR, from the exons ATGCCAG CCTCGAAGCGGAGGGTTCCTGTGTCCCAGCCAGGCATGGCTGACCCCCACCAGCTTTTTGATGACACGAGTTCAGCCCAGAGCCGGGGCTATGGGGCCCAGCGGGTGCCTGGCGGCCTGGGCTACCCTGCAGCCTCCGCCTCGCCCCAGGGGGCCTTCCTGGCTGATCCTGTGTCCAACATGGCCATGGCCTATGGGAGCAGCCTTGCTGCGCAGGGCAAGGAGCTGGTGGATAAGAAC ATCGACCGCTTCATTCCTGTCACCAAGCTCAAGTATTACTTCGCCGTGGACACCATGTATGTAGGCAAAAAGCTGGGCCTGCTCGTCTTTCCCTACCTACACCAG GACTGGGAGGTGCAGTACCAGCAGGACACGCCGGTGGCCCCCCGCTTTGACGTCAACGCTCCTGACCTCTACATTCCAG CCATGGCTTTCATCACCTACGTCTTGGTGGCTGGCCTGGCGCTGGGGACCCAGGATAG GTTCTCTCCAGACCTCCTGGGGCTGCAGGCGAGCTCGGCGTTGGCCTGGCTGACAGTGGAGGTGCTGGCCATCCTGCTCAGCCTCTACCTCATCACTGTCAACACAGACCTCAGCACTATCGACCTGGTGGCCTTCCTGGGCTACAAGTATGTTGG GATGATTGGAGGGGTCCTCATGGGCCTGCTCTTTGGGAAGATCGGCTACTACCTGGTGCTGGGCTGGTGCTGCGTGTCCATCTTTGTGTTCATG ATCCGGACGCTGCGGCTGAAGATCCTGGCGGAGGCGGCGGCCGAGGGCATCCCGGTGCGTGGGGCGCGGAACCAGCTGCGCATGTACTTGACCatggcggtggcggcggcgcaGCCCCTGCTCATGTACTGGCTCACCTTTCACCTGGTGCGGTGA
- the C18H19orf33 gene encoding immortalization up-regulated protein isoform X2, translated as MEFDLSAAVESTSKKPQGAGKVGDPKHSSPKVQGGSADNLKHHHGHGHGQGSASDSSSSSSDSENEAKSGSEQHKSASGKVKKPKVKKEKKKKEEGKKKASH; from the exons ATGGAGTTCGACCTGTCGGCAG CCGTGGAGTCCACCTCCAAGAAGCCCCAAGGGGCAGGCAAGGTGGGAGACCCCAAGCACAGCTCCCCCAAAGTTCAGGGCGGGTCAGCTGATAACCTGAAG CATCACCACGGCCATGGCCACGGCCAAGGGAGCGCCTCAGATTCCAGCAGCAGCTCCAGTGATTCGGAAAATGAGGCGAAG TCCGGCTCGGAGCAGCACAAGAGCGCCTCAGGCAAGGTCAAGAAACccaaggtgaaaaaggagaagaagaagaaggaggaagggaagaagaaggcTTCCCACTGA
- the C18H19orf33 gene encoding immortalization up-regulated protein isoform X1, translating into MAIPTQMDMTVESTSKKPQGAGKVGDPKHSSPKVQGGSADNLKHHHGHGHGQGSASDSSSSSSDSENEAKSGSEQHKSASGKVKKPKVKKEKKKKEEGKKKASH; encoded by the exons atggcaataccGACTCAAATGGATATGA CCGTGGAGTCCACCTCCAAGAAGCCCCAAGGGGCAGGCAAGGTGGGAGACCCCAAGCACAGCTCCCCCAAAGTTCAGGGCGGGTCAGCTGATAACCTGAAG CATCACCACGGCCATGGCCACGGCCAAGGGAGCGCCTCAGATTCCAGCAGCAGCTCCAGTGATTCGGAAAATGAGGCGAAG TCCGGCTCGGAGCAGCACAAGAGCGCCTCAGGCAAGGTCAAGAAACccaaggtgaaaaaggagaagaagaagaaggaggaagggaagaagaaggcTTCCCACTGA